Below is a window of Pseudarthrobacter equi DNA.
CGAAGCCCATCCCGCCAAACCGGGCGAACAGGTGCGTCATGGCCCGTTCCAGCTCCACGGTGTCCGCCGATGGCACCAGCACTCCGACGTCGCGGATGGCGGCAACCAGTCCCTTGCCGTCGCGGGCCGCGGCGGCGATCAGGAGCTTGCGCAGGCCGCTGCGGGTGGAGGGGGTTACCTCGCCCATCATGCCGAAGTCGATGAAGGTCAGTTTCCAGCGATGGCTGCCCGAACCGGGCCGGGTGGGCGTGACGAAAATGTTGCCCGGGTGCGGGTCGGCGTGGAAGAAGCCGTTGGTGAACAGCTGGTCAAACATGACCGAGGCGAACACCGGCGCCACCTCTGCGGGGTCGATGCCTGCCGAACGGAGCGCGTCCGTGTCCGTGATCTTGATGGCTGTGACATCCTCCAGGGTGAGCACGCGGCGGGTGCACCGCTCCCAGGCGGGCCGTGGCACGTGGACCCGGGCATCGCCGGCGAAATCCGCTGCGAACCGCTCGGCACTGGCGGCCTCGTGGAGGTAGTCGATCTCCTCCAGGCTGGTCTGCGCGAACTCCTCCACCAGGGACGGCATGTCGGCGCGGTCGGCCACGATCCGGAAATGGCTGAGCCAGCCGCCCACCTTCCGCAGCGCCGCGAGGTCGACGGCGACGATCGCCTCTATGCCCGGACGCTGCACCTTGACCACCACGTCCTTGACCCCGGCCACCTCCGCGTCGGCGGGCAGCAGCCGCGCCCGGTGCGCCTGGCCGAGGGAGGCTGCGGCCAGGGGCTCCTCCTCGAACATGGCAAACACCTCGTCAAGGGGAAAACCCAGCTCGGAGGAGGCAAGGGCCCGGATGGCCGGGAACGCGACCGGTGGCACCTCATCCTGCAGGCCTTGGAGTTCCTCGGTGATTTCCGGCGGGAGCACATCGAGCCGGGACGACAGGAACTGGCCCACCTTGATCATGAGGCCGCCGAGCTCCACGGCCAGTGCGTGGAAACGGCGGGCGAACCGCTGCATCCTGGCCGGACGGGTCCGCTCGGCGACGCGGGCCAGCCCTATCCGGGGCAGCAGCAGCTCGTACCACCACACTGATGCCAGGTGCCGTGCGGCAAAACGCAGGATTCGGCGGTAGCGGGAACGGACGTGGCCCAGGAATGCAGCCGGGCCCACCTGCGGGCGAGGGCCGGAAGCCACCCCCGTCAGTCCTGGGCGAGGATCGAGTACAGCCGTCGGCGTGCCTCGTCCAGCACTGCCACGGCCTGCTTCACCTGCTCCGGGGTGCCGGTCCGCCCCACCTGCGCGGCGGCCTGGGCCAGCTCGACGCCTGCCTTGGGAAGGGCAGCGAATCCGGTGGTGGATTGCGGGCCCGCCCCGGCCCAGGGATTTGATGCGGCGCTGCCGGCAGCCTCGTCCCGGCCGGCTTCGGTCAGGGAGTAGATCTTCCGGCCGTTGGATTCCTCGGCCCGGATCACACCCTCATCAGCGAGCAACTGCAGGGTGGGGTAGACAGAACCGGCGCTGGGCTTCCAGCTGCCGCCGCTGCGCTCCTCGATCTCGCGGATGATCTGGTAGCCATGCATGGGGCGCTCCGCCAGCAGGGCAAGGACCGCCGCCCGCACCTCGCCTTTGCCGGCCCTGGTGCCTTCCGGCTTTTCGAAGCGGGAACGGAAGTCCTCGATGGCCTGCCAGAGGCCATCGATGTTGTTGCTGCCGAATCCATATCCCGGGTTTGAGCCACGCATAAGGGTCTCCTCTGGAGATCGTGAACGATATACAACGACACAGTTAACGATACGTCTGGAAGGGCGTGGCAGCCATGGGTCCGGCGCCTAGGTTTGGCGCAGGGTGAGGATCTGTTCAGCCCTGCCGAACGGGCCCTGCAGGTCGTGCAGGACCGTTGATGTCAGGCCGATGCCGTCGCGGCCGAACGATACGGCGTTGTCCAGGCCCAGCCACTCCCCCTCGGGCCGGCGGTACATGTGGATCTGCAGGTCCAGGTTGGGGAAGGCGTAGCTGTCCGGTCCCGGCGGAACCCGTGCGGCAATGCCGTTGGCGGTGTCCACCAGCCCCATGAGGCGGGCAAGGTCTCCGCTGTCTTCACGGTCGGTCAGCGGATGCGCCGTGCGAAGCCAGACCTTCCCCGCGCCGGGACGGTGTCCTTCCGCCACCCGCATCTCCAGGGACCGGATGTAGCCGCCGGGCCAGATGGCGGACCCGTCGTAGGGCTTGCAGTCTTCCGGGCCGGGGATGGCGGTGTCTTCAATGGCGGCAACCGCTGAGGTGTCGCTGGTGACCATCCGCCAGGCGGTGGCCCGGATGGCAGTCCTGCCCTGGGCCACAAGTTCAGCCTGGAGCAGCTCGATGGTCCTGCCGGGCCGCAGCACAGTGGCCTCGATGTGGAATTCCCCGCCGGGAATCAGGCCCAGGATCTCGTAGCTCAGCCGCGCCATCCGCATCCCGGGCCGCGGTTGGAGCCGCTCCAGGGCATCCGCCAGCAGGCCGGAGGCCGGTGCCATGTGCTGCTCGTGCGTGTTCCAGGCGCCCTGGGCGTGGATGGTGGAGCGGAAATGTCCGCCGCCAAGGGCCTGGTAGTAGGCGCTGCCTTCGGCCAGTTCGGGGAGTTCGTCAGTCAACAGTGGCCTTTCAGGAAATCCCAGTGAATTGCCACTAACTCTATCCGGACGCCGCAGAATGGTGGCCAGCGGGTCGCGGCGAAATGTTTGAGCGCAGGGTCCGGCCGCGGACTAGACTCAGGAACTGGTCCTGTCAGCAACCCTCGGAAGAGGTGTTTCATGCGCGTCATCAGCTACAACCTCCGCAAGCACGCAGCGAGCGGCGAACTGCTTGCCCTCGCCCGGAATCATGACATCGATGCGCTGTGCCTGCAGGAAGTTGATGCGGCGGACCTGCCGGAAACCCTGGGCCCGCTCCATCTGGCGGACGCCACCAAGGGGAACCGGCTGGGCCTGGCGATCTATTACCGGACCAGCCGCTTCACGGCCCTGGATACCCAGTCCTTTGCGCTGCAGAAATCGATGCATGACCGGGTATTGGCGCCGGCTCATGAGCGGCTGATCGGAACCCGTGTGATGGACAACGAAACGCAGCACGAACTGGTCATCGGGTCCTTCCACGCCGCCCCGCTCACAGCGTCGAATTCATTGCGGCGCAAGCAGATCCACGCCGCCCACGCCGAATTGCTGAGCATGGGCAAGGGCCTGATGACGCTGATGGTGGGCGACTTCAACTACCCGTTCTTCACCAAGAACCTGCATCTGCACATGAAGAATTCCGGCTACGCCCTGTCCCTCAGCAACCGGCGCACCTACACCCGCTACAAGGTCTTCAAGGGCCACTTCGATTTCGCCACGTCCCTGGGACTGGACATCACCAGCGTCGAAACGCTGCCCCGGGGCAAGTCGGACCATCTGCCCATCCTGGTCCACGCCGAATACGGCAAGGACTACTAGGCCAGCCGTTCCCGGAGGCCGGGCCACGCGGCGCCGAATCCGGGATGCAGCTCCTTGTCCGCCACCTCGGGCAGCGGCACCCACAGCAGTTCGATGCTTTCGGGGTCGCTGATCACGGGCTCGAAAGGCTCGCGGACCTTGACCACCACCGTGGTGTAGGACCAGTAGCCCAGGTCCAGGACCGACGTGAACAGCACGTCCACGTGCCCGGCGGGGACGGCAGCCTCCTCGTGGGCTTCGCGGAGCGCCCCGGACACCGCGTCCTCCCCTTCGTGCAGGGCGCCGCCCGGCAACCCCCAGGTTCCCCCGTTGTGGCTCCAGACGGCGCGGTGCTGCAGCAGTACACCCCTGGCCGGGTCCCAGGCCAGGACGCCGGCGGCGCCGAACCGGCCCCAGAAGCGGCCGCGGTCCCCTTCCACCCAGGCATCGCCCGGGTTGCGGGGGCCGGTGCGGACAGGCGGAATCGACGATGCGGCGACGGAAGCGTGGTCCATCGTCCCAGTCTGACAGGTCCGCTGCGCCGGAGGGCGGCCGGCGGAGGGTCAGTTGGCGTGTCCGTGGTCGACGGCGAAATCACCGCCGGGGTACATGACGGTTTCGTGGCCGTCGTCGAAGCGGACCACATACGGCGGCGCGCCGCCTTCGCCCCGGACTTCCAGGATCACGCCGTGACGGTCCGTTGCACCCACAGTCCTTCCGTGCACAATGATGCGGTCGCCCTGTGCAGCCTCCATGGCACTCACCTCCAAGCCCCCAGATTACGACTCCGGGGCGGGCCCGGACAGGTCCCCGTGGCAGGATTTCCCCATGCCGCTGAACATCCTCCTGATCGCCGATACCCACGTCCCCAAGCGCGCCCGGGAACTGCCCGCCCAGGTGTGGTCCGCCGTCGAACGTGCTGACGTGGTCTTCCACGCCGGAGACTGGGTGGACGCCTCGCTGCTTGATGAATTGGAGCAGCGCGCGAGGCAACTGGTGGGTGTCTATGGCAACAACGACGGCGCGGATCTCCGCGCCCGGCTGCCCGAAACGGCAGCCGTCACCCTGGACGGCGTCCGTTTTGCGATGGTGCACGAGACCGGCCAGGCGAAGGGCCGTGAACTGCACTGCGAGGCGCTCTATCCGGACGCGGATGTCCTGGTTTTCGGTCACAGCCACATCCCGTGGGACACCACGTCGCCGCGGGGCCTGCGGCTGCTGAACCCGGGATCCCCCACGGACCGCCGGCGGCAGCCCGCGTGCACGTACATGACGGCCGTGGTTAGCGGCGGCCGGCTCGCCGGGGTGCACCTGGTGGAGGTACAGCGGCGGTAGCCCGGCTTGGCAGCCGGCCCCCGGGTGCCTAGGCTGGAAACGTAAGCATGCTTAGCTTCGAGAATCCAGCCGTACCAGCAGGAGGAAACCATGACAGACCAGTACACATTCCGCGATCCGGTCACCGCCTACGAGCACATCTCCCCTCCCAAGCAGCACCAGCCTGAACCCGGCCTGGACGCCGAACTGGCTCCCAAGGCCGACCTCGGCGAGGAGACCTACCGCGGCACGGGGCGACTCGAAGGCCGCAAGGCGATCGTTACCGGCGCCGATTCCGGCATCGGGGCGGCAACAGCCATCGCCTTCGCCCGGGAGGGTGCCGACGTAGTTTTGTCCTACCTGCCGCAGGAGGAAGAGGACGCGGCCAGGATCGCGGGGATCATCGAGGCGGCCGGGCGCAAGGCCATCAAAGTGCCGGGCGACCTCAAGGATCCTGCAGTCTGCCGCGAAGTGGTGGAAACCGCCGTGGCCGTCCTGGGCAGTGTGGACATTCTGGTGAACAACGCCGGCAAGCAGGTGGCCCAGGAGGACCTGGCGGACATCACCGACGAACAGTTCGACCACACGGTAAAAACCAACGTCTACGCCATGTTCTGGCTGACCAAAGCGGCCCTGGCGCACATGCCGGCCGGTTCGACCATTATCAATACCACGTCCATCCAGGCGTACAACCCCTCGCCCACGCTGGTGGACTACGCCACCACCAAGGCCAGCATCAACAACTTCACCAAGGGCCTGGCCCAGCAGCTGGCGCCCAAGGGCATCAGGGTCAACGCCGTGGCGCCGGGTCCCATCTGGACGCCGCTGCAGGTAAGCAGCGGACAGCCCAAGGAAGAACTGCCGGAGTTCGGCCAGTCCACTCCCCTGGGCCGTGCCGGGCAGCCGGCCGAACTGGCGCCGGCGTACGTGTTCCTTGCGTCACCGGAATCCAGCTACGTGGTGGGCGAGACCCTGAACGTCAACGGC
It encodes the following:
- a CDS encoding ABC1 kinase family protein, whose product is MASGPRPQVGPAAFLGHVRSRYRRILRFAARHLASVWWYELLLPRIGLARVAERTRPARMQRFARRFHALAVELGGLMIKVGQFLSSRLDVLPPEITEELQGLQDEVPPVAFPAIRALASSELGFPLDEVFAMFEEEPLAAASLGQAHRARLLPADAEVAGVKDVVVKVQRPGIEAIVAVDLAALRKVGGWLSHFRIVADRADMPSLVEEFAQTSLEEIDYLHEAASAERFAADFAGDARVHVPRPAWERCTRRVLTLEDVTAIKITDTDALRSAGIDPAEVAPVFASVMFDQLFTNGFFHADPHPGNIFVTPTRPGSGSHRWKLTFIDFGMMGEVTPSTRSGLRKLLIAAAARDGKGLVAAIRDVGVLVPSADTVELERAMTHLFARFGGMGFAELREVDPREFRDFAEEFGEVVRSLPFQLPENFLLIIRAMSLTSGVCSSLDERFNLWDSVEPYAARLLREEGGNIVQDAARQLAGAAGLALRLPQRVDDLITRIGEGNVSVANPRLERQVARLDRTARRTASAVVFAALLIAGAVVRADDSVLGTVLMAASAVPLLHGAWVGRRGR
- a CDS encoding PadR family transcriptional regulator; the protein is MRGSNPGYGFGSNNIDGLWQAIEDFRSRFEKPEGTRAGKGEVRAAVLALLAERPMHGYQIIREIEERSGGSWKPSAGSVYPTLQLLADEGVIRAEESNGRKIYSLTEAGRDEAAGSAASNPWAGAGPQSTTGFAALPKAGVELAQAAAQVGRTGTPEQVKQAVAVLDEARRRLYSILAQD
- a CDS encoding thioesterase family protein → MTDELPELAEGSAYYQALGGGHFRSTIHAQGAWNTHEQHMAPASGLLADALERLQPRPGMRMARLSYEILGLIPGGEFHIEATVLRPGRTIELLQAELVAQGRTAIRATAWRMVTSDTSAVAAIEDTAIPGPEDCKPYDGSAIWPGGYIRSLEMRVAEGHRPGAGKVWLRTAHPLTDREDSGDLARLMGLVDTANGIAARVPPGPDSYAFPNLDLQIHMYRRPEGEWLGLDNAVSFGRDGIGLTSTVLHDLQGPFGRAEQILTLRQT
- a CDS encoding endonuclease/exonuclease/phosphatase family protein, whose product is MRVISYNLRKHAASGELLALARNHDIDALCLQEVDAADLPETLGPLHLADATKGNRLGLAIYYRTSRFTALDTQSFALQKSMHDRVLAPAHERLIGTRVMDNETQHELVIGSFHAAPLTASNSLRRKQIHAAHAELLSMGKGLMTLMVGDFNYPFFTKNLHLHMKNSGYALSLSNRRTYTRYKVFKGHFDFATSLGLDITSVETLPRGKSDHLPILVHAEYGKDY
- a CDS encoding NUDIX domain-containing protein, producing the protein MDHASVAASSIPPVRTGPRNPGDAWVEGDRGRFWGRFGAAGVLAWDPARGVLLQHRAVWSHNGGTWGLPGGALHEGEDAVSGALREAHEEAAVPAGHVDVLFTSVLDLGYWSYTTVVVKVREPFEPVISDPESIELLWVPLPEVADKELHPGFGAAWPGLRERLA
- a CDS encoding DUF1918 domain-containing protein codes for the protein MEAAQGDRIIVHGRTVGATDRHGVILEVRGEGGAPPYVVRFDDGHETVMYPGGDFAVDHGHAN
- a CDS encoding metallophosphoesterase family protein, with protein sequence MPLNILLIADTHVPKRARELPAQVWSAVERADVVFHAGDWVDASLLDELEQRARQLVGVYGNNDGADLRARLPETAAVTLDGVRFAMVHETGQAKGRELHCEALYPDADVLVFGHSHIPWDTTSPRGLRLLNPGSPTDRRRQPACTYMTAVVSGGRLAGVHLVEVQRR
- a CDS encoding glucose 1-dehydrogenase, producing the protein MTDQYTFRDPVTAYEHISPPKQHQPEPGLDAELAPKADLGEETYRGTGRLEGRKAIVTGADSGIGAATAIAFAREGADVVLSYLPQEEEDAARIAGIIEAAGRKAIKVPGDLKDPAVCREVVETAVAVLGSVDILVNNAGKQVAQEDLADITDEQFDHTVKTNVYAMFWLTKAALAHMPAGSTIINTTSIQAYNPSPTLVDYATTKASINNFTKGLAQQLAPKGIRVNAVAPGPIWTPLQVSSGQPKEELPEFGQSTPLGRAGQPAELAPAYVFLASPESSYVVGETLNVNGGSPTP